From the Brachyhypopomus gauderio isolate BG-103 chromosome 5, BGAUD_0.2, whole genome shotgun sequence genome, one window contains:
- the LOC143513804 gene encoding uncharacterized protein LOC143513804 — MKLAAGEEQAVEGSLREEGPCLLPPINCGVTRTAAREDPILAATHEQQEKLKDNRCLLAELVRIEQELRETLHREEHRQQQMDKRRREENQQRWESLCFLSLNQRTAKPWVTSYYRNIPMHIYCLPIETVVQRKRRKRR, encoded by the exons ATGAAGCTCGCAGCAGGAGAGGAGCAGGCGGTGGAGGGCAGTCTGAGGGAGGAGGG CCCATGTTTGCTCCCACCAATCAACTGTGGCGTGACTCGGACGGCAGCGAGAGAAGATCCCATCCTCGCCGCCACACATGAGCAGCAGGAGAAACTAAAGGACAATAGATGTCTGCTGGCGGAG ctggtgCGTATTGAGCAGGAGCTGAGAGAGACTCTGCACAGAGAAGAGCACAGGCAGCAGCAGATGGATAAGAGGCGTCGGGAGGAGAACCAGCAGCGCTGGGAGAGTCTGTGCTTCCTCAGCCTCAACCAGCGCACAGCCAA GCCCTGGGTAACCAGCTACTACAGGAATATTCCCATGCATATCTACTGCTTACCCATCGAGACTGTGgtgcagaggaagaggagaaaacGGAGGTGA
- the myrfl gene encoding myelin regulatory factor-like protein produces the protein MDVLGEDEALQQFLDGQDVRGVLESAAVDTSILERYLSSDIDPDVMLPDSPPDSSSEPCSPPQMQVGLCTLPSHHCKGLFQDTHTAPLVPQRHHATPALQVKSGSSAFTQAACDYPLPPSYVSLVENYSPSHTRTVPALYEAGLHVDVAGTCVHVAGTCVDVAGNRVDVAGNRVDVAGNRVDVAGNRVDVAGNCVDVAGSCVGATTCTTSPCVPPRAECMDSYAAPKPGLSAEISPERKRRRNSGSFDRNVEPQLQWGSSVWNKTSFSDPDGGTCETSCYEADVQGASPGTGANQLLTWDCYQPSQWSCLYNHSYQTLPPIGYHVDTDKGFNYSAPDEAFVCQKKNHFQVTVHIGMAGEPKYVATPEGPMPVESFHLKVFGIKLEAQNHHVTIEQSQSDRSKKPFWPVQVNLPGNKITKVTLGRLHFGETTANNMRKKGKPNPEQRYFLMVVGLYATVKQKNHLLVANISERIIVRASNPGQFENDSEMLWQKGQILDSVVCQGRVGINTDTPDEALVVCGNAKIMGTVMHPSDRRAKENIQEVDSTDQLRRIAQMRIVEYDYKPEFATKMGIDQVHETGIIAQEVRELLPMAVREVGDITCSDGQKIQNFLMVDKEQIFMENVGAVKQLYKLTDNLETRIQDLEVWNTRLDKPKNPGGMHSKTSSAESGKMPKNNRTPTSGPPEDPSPLKAGKEYVCEKYQDCLQHRIFQITVIMLVVIMAFCAICITSIYMLTLKDDLDYGSSTSTSTTLPDYTTTERLPTVLPTEPEPWPPNLDFSAVFYSDKVYCCPRAAPGGSRSNVTSASANPDTLETPGDISRTSEDQTWQKAQRHYSDWTNTTIQTIFITQNQQFIDHRYIDHSVSRKGNYSYQIPISKHIPPNMPVTLQMNSTELLVVHLCGYDLTEKCVASPEDILGNKFHTVPNTQGYIHQWILPVTQNYRSSYHFRIAVAGQADCSTDPNYVEILFTDYFFHFYRRCQ, from the exons ATGGATGTGCTGGGTGAAGATGAGGCACTGCAGCAGTTCCTTGACG GGCAGGATGTCAGAGGTGTTCTGGAAAGTGCAGCAGTGGACACCAGCATTCTGGAGCGATACCTGAGCAGTGACATCGACCCAGATGT TATGTTACCTGATTCACCTCCAGATTCAAGTTCAGAACCTTGTTCTCCTCCACAAATGCAAG TGGGGCTGTGCACACTCCCCTCCCACCACTGTAAAGGGCTATTCCAGGACACCCACACGGCTCCACTGGTCCCCCAGCGCCACCACGCTACGCCTGCACTGCAGGTGAAGTCCGGCTCATCAGCATTTACGCAGGCTGCGTGTGACTACCCCCTGCCGCCCAGCTACGTCAGCCTCGTGGAGAACTACAGTCCATCCCACACTCGCACTGTTCCAGCTCTGTACGAGGCTGGCCTGCATGTGGACGTAGCAGGCACCTGTGTGCACGTAGCAGGCACTTGTGTGGACGTAGCAGGCAACCGTGTGGACGTAGCAGGCAACCGTGTGGACGTAGCAGGCAACCGTGTGGACGTAGCAGGCAACCGTGTGGACGTAGCAGGCAACTGTGTGGACGTAGCAGGCAGCTGTGTGGGGGCCACTACTTGCACCACCTCCCCCTGTGTCCCACCCCGGGCTGAATGCATGGACTCATACGCTGCTCCCAAACCTGGCCTGAGTGCGGA AATCTCCCCTGAaaggaaaagaagaagaaactcTGGCTCTTTTGACAGGAACGTGGAGCCCCAGCTCCAGTGGGGGAGCTCAGTTTGGAACAAGACTTCATTCT CAGATCCTGACGGCGGGACATGTGAGACATCATGCTATGAGGCTGATGTCCAGGGGGCAAGTCCAGGCACAGGGGCAAACCAGCTGCTGACGTGGGACTGCTACCAGCCCAGCCAGTGGAGCTGCCTCTACAACCACAGCTACCAAACACT TCCACCCATAGGTTACCATGTGGACACCGATAAAGGCTTCAACTATTCAGCACCTGATGAAGCCTTTGTGTGTCAGAAGAAGAACCACTTCCAGGTCACAGTTCATATTGGGATGGCTGGAGAGCCCAAATATGTAGCAACGCCAGAAGGTCCCATGCCTGTGGAGAGCTTCCACCTGAAAGTCTTCGGAATCAAG CTGGAGGCCCAGAACCACCACGTCACTATAGAGCAGTCACAGTCTGACCGCAGCAAAAAGCCCTTCTGGCCTGTCCA AGTAAACCTGCCTGGCAACAAAATAACCAAGGTTACACTAGGCCGGTTACATTTCGGCGAGACCACTGCTAATAATATGAGGAAGAAAGGCAAGCCCAATCCTGAACAGAG GTACTTTCTAATGGTTGTGGGGCTTTATGCTACAGTCAAACAGAAGAACCACCTGCTGGTTGCAAACATATCTGAAAGAATTATTGTCAGG GCATCCAACCCAGGGCAGTTTGAGAATGATAGCGAGATGCTCTGGCAGAAGGGCCAGATCCTGGACTCAGTGGTGTGCCAGGGGAGGGTTGGCATCAACACGGACACCCCGGACGAGGCCTTGGTGGTGTGTGGGAATGCCAAGATAATGGGCACCGTCATGCACCCCTCAGACAGGAGAGCGAAGGAGAATATCCAAGAG GTGGACTCTACCGATCAGCTCAGAAGGATAGCGCAGATGAGAATTGTTGAGTACGATTACAAACCAGAGTTCGCCACAAAGATGGGAATTGACCAAGTGCATGAAACAG GGATCATAGCCCAGGAGGTGAGGGAACTGCTCCCCATGGCAGTCAGAGAGGTCGGGGACATCACATGCTCGGACGGACAGAAGATCCAGAACTTCCTGATGGTGGACAAA GAACAGATCTTCATGGAGAACGTGGGTGCAGTGAAGCAGCTCTACAAGCTCACAGACAACCTGGAGACACGTATTCAGGATCTGGAGGTGTGGAACACCCGTCTGGACAAGCCTAAGAACCCGGGCGGCATGCACTCTAAAACGAGTTCTGCTGAGAGCGG AAAAATGCCTAAAAACAATAGAACTCCAACCTCAGGACCTCCAGAGGATCCGTCTCCCCTGAAGGCAGGCAAA GAGTACGTGTGTGAAAAGTACCAGGACTGCCTTCAGCACAGAATATTCCAGATTACTGTCATTATGCTTGTGGTAATTATGGCTTTTTG tgcAATATGTATAACTTCAATCTATATGCTCACATTAAAAGATGATCTGGATTATGGCTCCAG CACAAGtacctccaccacactaccaGACTACACAACCACAGAAAGGTTGCCTACAG TGTTACCTACAGAACCAGAGCCGTGGCCTCCAAACTTGGATTTCTCTGCTGTATTCTACTCCGACAAGGTTTACTGCTGCCCTCGGGCTGCACCCGGGGGGTCCAGGTCCAATGTGACAAGTGCGAGTGCTAACCCTGACACCCTGGAGACACCAGGGGACATCAGCAGAACATCTGAAG ATCAAACGTGGCAAAAAGCGCAGAGACATTACAGTGACT GGACAAACACGACTATTCAGACAATTTTCATCACACAAAACCAGCAGTTTATAGACCACCGCTACATAGACCACAGTGTCAGTAG GAAAGGAAACTACAGCTATCAGATCCCCATCAGTAAACACATTCCACCTAACATGCCCGTCACATTACAAATGAA CAGTACTGAACTGTTGGTGGTCCACTTGTGTGGCTATGACCTCACTGAAAAGTGCGTTGCGTCCCCTGAGGACATCCTTGGGAACAAATTCCACACTGTTCCCAACACACAG GGGTACATACACCAGTGGATATTGCCAGTAACTCAGAATTATAGATCATCGTACCACTTCCGCATTGCAGTGGCT GGTCAGGCTGACTGTTCCACAGACCCCAACTATGTGGAAATACTTTTTACTGACTATTTTTTCCATTTCTACCGCCGCTGCCAGTGA